A single region of the Pseudorhodoplanes sp. genome encodes:
- a CDS encoding ABC transporter ATP-binding protein — protein sequence MADPLLALKTIRAGYGDAVVLDNVSFDLADKGSLAILGRNGVGKSTLLLTIMGYTKVARGSVIWLGQDITALPPYKRARGGIGWVAQEREIFPSLSVEENLTVASRPGHWTLDRIYELLPRLKERRGNKGNHLSGGEQQMLAVARAMMTNPDLLLLDEPFEGLAPIIVEELASALRRMLAEQGTAFILVEQHTDIALSLTQNAIVLERGNIAHSATSAELEQDTATIDRLIGLRVAEPEMLRQK from the coding sequence ATGGCTGACCCCCTGCTCGCGCTGAAGACTATCCGCGCCGGCTACGGCGATGCCGTGGTACTGGACAATGTGTCCTTCGATCTCGCCGACAAGGGCAGCCTCGCGATCCTCGGCCGCAACGGCGTCGGCAAATCGACCCTGCTGCTGACCATCATGGGCTACACCAAGGTGGCGCGCGGCAGCGTGATCTGGCTCGGACAGGACATCACCGCATTGCCGCCATACAAGCGCGCGCGCGGCGGCATCGGCTGGGTGGCGCAGGAGCGCGAGATTTTCCCGTCACTGTCGGTGGAGGAGAATCTCACCGTCGCGTCCCGACCTGGCCACTGGACGCTCGATCGCATCTACGAATTGTTGCCGCGCCTGAAGGAACGCCGCGGCAACAAGGGCAATCATCTTTCCGGCGGCGAACAGCAGATGCTTGCGGTCGCCCGCGCCATGATGACCAATCCCGACCTGCTTCTCCTTGACGAGCCGTTCGAGGGCCTTGCCCCCATCATCGTGGAGGAACTCGCCTCGGCGCTGCGCCGCATGCTGGCGGAACAGGGCACGGCCTTCATTCTGGTGGAGCAGCATACCGACATTGCGCTGTCACTCACGCAGAATGCGATTGTGCTGGAACGCGGCAACATCGCCCACAGCGCAACGTCTGCCGAACTGGAGCAGGACACGGCCACCATCGACCGCCTGATCGGACTACGCGTGGCGGAGCCGGAGATGCTGAGACAGAAATAG
- a CDS encoding ABC transporter substrate-binding protein, giving the protein MGKHKFIIEPHFRLQEWIAEEKGYYAQEGLDYEFRELVQSTDAKIHDKGNKVGAFQSFEEGRKADVSCACHWTVNVAAAKGHGRLNRDVYSVAPSGIFVAPDSPIKTPADLAGVPISVGFQSGSHYSTIQALEQYMPKEKISLSFNDGMLFKRMELLLDGKIPAAALFSGPYYFAEQLGFRKIMDNTFMIANMIHGEPDMDDLRRFFRALKRAQRDLDLRPELYTHYYKKEFPVRYHDRMDTRRWGPGERIVFEPYTEETFNTSREWIGEHEIFEGGDLGKKRYEEATVSVM; this is encoded by the coding sequence ATGGGCAAGCATAAATTCATCATCGAGCCGCATTTCCGCCTGCAGGAATGGATCGCGGAAGAAAAGGGTTACTACGCGCAGGAGGGCCTCGATTACGAATTCCGCGAGCTGGTGCAGTCGACCGATGCGAAGATTCACGACAAGGGCAACAAGGTCGGCGCCTTCCAGTCCTTCGAGGAAGGCCGCAAGGCGGATGTGAGCTGCGCCTGCCACTGGACGGTGAATGTCGCCGCCGCCAAGGGCCATGGCCGGCTCAACCGCGATGTCTATTCGGTGGCGCCGTCGGGCATTTTCGTTGCGCCAGATTCCCCGATCAAGACCCCGGCCGACCTCGCCGGGGTGCCGATCTCGGTCGGCTTTCAGTCCGGCAGCCATTATTCAACGATCCAGGCGCTGGAGCAGTATATGCCGAAGGAAAAAATCAGCCTCTCCTTCAATGACGGCATGCTGTTCAAGCGCATGGAATTGCTGCTCGACGGCAAGATTCCGGCAGCGGCCCTGTTCAGCGGACCTTACTATTTCGCCGAGCAACTGGGCTTCCGCAAGATCATGGACAACACCTTCATGATCGCCAACATGATTCACGGCGAGCCGGACATGGACGACCTGCGCAGATTCTTCCGCGCGCTGAAGCGGGCGCAGCGCGATCTCGATCTGCGGCCGGAGCTGTACACGCATTACTACAAGAAGGAATTCCCGGTGCGTTATCACGACCGCATGGACACGCGCCGCTGGGGTCCGGGCGAACGCATTGTGTTCGAGCCGTACACGGAGGAAACCTTCAATACGTCGCGCGAGTGGATCGGCGAACACGAAATTTTCGAGGGCGGCGATCTGGGCAAGAAGCGCTATGAGGAAGCGACCGTCAGCGTGATGTAG
- a CDS encoding benzoate-CoA ligase family protein, which yields MIPSGHIDTFARDNLPPQSEWPEFLFTMPELQYPDRLNCVTEFVDKWVASGQGVRTCIVAPSETLTYAQLAERINRIANVLTRDLGLVPGNRVLLRAPNTPMMIAAYLAVMKAGGVAVATMPLLRAKELSYTVKKAKIKFALCDARLSEEMEKTKEIVPELERVVYWGGADGELEKLMAKPGYENFTACDTAIDDVCLIAFTSGTTGEPKGTMHFHRDMLAPCDSYGKYVLQASPEDRFIGSAPLAFTFGLGGHVLFPFRIGATSIQLEKAPPEELLPAIGQYKATVVFTAPTAYRAMLPHLASHDISSLRKCVSAGETLPKATFEAWQKATGLKILDGIGGTEMMHIFIGSPEAEVRGGATGKVVPGYVAKIVDDEGNEVPRGNIGRLAVRGPTGCRYLADNRQTKYVQNGWNFPGDTYLQDEDGYFHYQARSDDMIISSGYNIAGPEVEEVLLTHPAVAECGVVGCPDEERGQIVKAYVVLRAGHTGDAALTKALQEHVKTTVAPYKYPRAIEYVTSLPRTQTGKLQRFELRKIAIESAQRMAS from the coding sequence ATGATCCCCTCGGGACATATCGACACGTTCGCACGTGACAACCTGCCGCCGCAAAGCGAGTGGCCGGAATTCCTGTTCACGATGCCGGAGCTGCAATATCCGGACCGGCTGAATTGCGTGACCGAGTTTGTCGACAAATGGGTGGCGAGCGGGCAGGGTGTCCGCACCTGCATTGTGGCGCCAAGCGAGACACTGACCTACGCGCAACTCGCCGAGCGCATCAATCGCATCGCCAATGTGCTGACGCGCGATCTCGGCCTGGTGCCGGGCAACCGTGTGCTGCTGCGCGCGCCCAACACACCGATGATGATCGCGGCCTATCTCGCGGTGATGAAGGCGGGCGGCGTGGCCGTCGCAACCATGCCGCTCCTGCGCGCCAAGGAACTCTCCTACACGGTGAAGAAGGCGAAGATCAAATTCGCGTTGTGCGATGCGCGGCTCTCCGAGGAGATGGAGAAGACGAAGGAGATCGTGCCGGAGCTGGAGCGCGTCGTCTATTGGGGCGGCGCGGACGGTGAACTGGAAAAGCTCATGGCCAAGCCGGGCTACGAAAATTTCACCGCGTGCGACACCGCCATCGACGATGTCTGTCTGATCGCCTTCACCTCGGGCACGACCGGCGAGCCGAAAGGCACCATGCATTTTCATCGCGACATGCTGGCGCCCTGTGACTCCTACGGAAAATACGTGCTGCAGGCTAGTCCGGAGGATCGCTTCATCGGCTCGGCGCCGCTCGCCTTCACCTTCGGGCTCGGCGGGCATGTGCTGTTCCCGTTCCGCATCGGCGCGACTTCGATCCAGCTCGAGAAGGCGCCGCCGGAGGAATTGCTGCCGGCGATCGGCCAATACAAGGCGACCGTTGTCTTCACGGCACCCACCGCCTATCGCGCCATGCTGCCGCACCTTGCGAGTCATGACATCTCCTCGCTGCGCAAATGCGTCTCCGCCGGCGAAACGCTGCCAAAGGCAACCTTCGAGGCTTGGCAGAAGGCGACCGGCCTGAAAATCCTCGATGGCATCGGCGGCACCGAGATGATGCATATCTTCATCGGCTCGCCGGAAGCAGAAGTGCGCGGCGGCGCGACCGGTAAGGTGGTGCCTGGTTATGTCGCAAAGATCGTTGACGATGAAGGCAACGAGGTGCCGCGCGGCAATATCGGCCGCCTTGCCGTGCGCGGGCCGACCGGCTGCCGCTACCTCGCCGACAACCGCCAGACCAAGTATGTGCAGAACGGCTGGAATTTCCCCGGCGATACCTACCTGCAGGACGAGGACGGCTATTTCCACTATCAGGCGCGCTCTGACGACATGATCATCTCGTCCGGCTACAACATCGCCGGACCGGAAGTGGAAGAAGTGCTGCTCACGCATCCGGCCGTCGCGGAATGCGGCGTGGTCGGCTGCCCGGACGAGGAGCGCGGCCAGATTGTGAAGGCCTATGTGGTGCTGCGCGCCGGGCACACCGGCGACGCGGCGCTGACCAAGGCCTTGCAGGAGCATGTGAAGACGACGGTCGCGCCCTACAAATATCCGCGCGCGATCGAATATGTGACCAGCCTGCCGCGCACCCAGACCGGAAAGCTGCAGCGATTCGAACTGCGCAAGATCGCGATCGAGAGCGCGCAGAGGATGGCGTCGTAA
- a CDS encoding MarR family transcriptional regulator: MDDTASIPLDAETKVAERPADHEAELRLWLRLLTCTTLIEGEIRSRLRDTFDVTLPRFDLMAQLDKTPGGMTLGELSQRMMVSAGNVTGLAERLESLGMLERRASPHDRRAQIVSLTAEGRRSFRAMARTHENWIAEIFSDLSADEMETLMKLLAKTKTSARKARRAGEE, encoded by the coding sequence ATGGACGACACCGCCAGCATCCCACTCGACGCGGAAACGAAGGTCGCGGAACGGCCGGCCGATCACGAAGCCGAGTTGCGACTCTGGTTGCGGCTTCTCACCTGCACCACCCTCATCGAGGGTGAAATCCGCAGCCGTCTGCGCGACACTTTCGATGTGACGTTGCCGCGCTTCGACCTGATGGCGCAGCTCGACAAGACGCCCGGCGGCATGACGCTCGGCGAGTTGTCGCAGCGCATGATGGTCTCGGCCGGAAACGTCACCGGTCTTGCCGAGCGTCTGGAATCGCTTGGCATGCTGGAGCGCCGCGCCTCCCCGCATGACCGGCGCGCGCAGATCGTCAGCCTGACCGCAGAAGGCCGCCGCTCATTTCGCGCCATGGCGCGCACGCACGAGAACTGGATTGCGGAGATATTTTCCGATCTGTCCGCCGACGAAATGGAGACACTGATGAAGCTGCTGGCCAAGACAAAAACATCGGCACGCAAGGCGCGCCGCGCGGGAGAAGAGTGA
- a CDS encoding bifunctional salicylyl-CoA 5-hydroxylase/oxidoreductase: MKVHVIGGGPAGLYFSILMKKAWPGTDITVFERNRPDDTFGFGVVFSDQTLETFEKYDPESYRAITEHFAYWDDIEVRFRNHVYRIGGNGFCGCARTTLLRLLHERASALGVKLKFQTEIADIPGALKEADLIIASDGINSRVRETFIDHFKPRIDLRPNKFTWMGSTRPFDAFTFFFRETKYGIIIAHCYQYEPGRSTWIFETDPDTFAKLGLDPLDEPGTARLMEELFAEELQGHKLIINRSMWRNFPAIHCERWVYENAVIIGDAKATAHFSIGSGTKLAMEDAIGLYESFRRTGGRDVKAALADYEVSRRDEVEKTQHAAEVSLVWFEHVKRFWGMDPTRFTFGLMTRSKAITYDNLALRAPEFVAEVDQAVAQDVRNLGFDADVKNPAVPMFQPFRLRGMTVANRVVVSPMCQYSAKDGVPNDWHMVHLGSRAIGGAGLVFTEMTNVSAEARISPGCTGMYDDEQEAAWKQIVDFVHANSAAKICMQLGHAGRKGSTKLSWEGDCEPLPDDNWPIIAASPIPYYPNSQVPREMTRADMDKTIADYVAATKRAERAGFDMIELHAAHGYLLASFISPITNKRQDEYGGSLENRMRFPLEVFRAIRKAWPDEKPMSVRISATDWIDGGVTGEDAVQIARIFAEHGCDLIDVSTGQTDPASAPIYGRMYQTPFSDQIRNEAGIATMAVGAITTADQVNTIVAAGRADLVALARPHLMDPFFTMKAAAWYGAADIACPPQYLSGKDQLFRNAARDRADLTELKIKSKPKTHADTWKQAAE, from the coding sequence ATGAAGGTGCACGTCATCGGCGGCGGACCCGCCGGGCTTTATTTCTCGATCCTGATGAAAAAGGCCTGGCCGGGCACGGACATCACCGTGTTCGAACGCAACCGGCCTGACGATACCTTCGGCTTCGGCGTGGTTTTTTCCGATCAGACGCTCGAAACCTTCGAGAAATATGACCCGGAGAGCTACCGCGCGATCACCGAGCATTTCGCCTATTGGGACGATATCGAGGTCCGTTTCCGCAACCATGTTTACCGCATTGGCGGCAACGGTTTCTGCGGCTGCGCCCGCACCACCCTGCTGCGGCTCCTGCACGAGCGCGCCAGCGCGCTCGGCGTCAAGCTGAAATTCCAGACCGAGATCGCCGACATCCCTGGCGCCCTCAAGGAGGCCGATCTCATCATCGCTTCCGACGGCATCAATTCGCGGGTGCGTGAGACCTTCATTGACCATTTCAAGCCGCGCATCGACCTGCGGCCGAACAAGTTCACCTGGATGGGCTCCACCCGGCCCTTCGACGCCTTCACCTTCTTCTTCCGCGAGACGAAATACGGAATCATCATCGCGCACTGCTACCAGTACGAGCCGGGCCGCTCGACCTGGATTTTCGAAACTGATCCGGACACCTTTGCAAAGCTTGGCCTCGATCCGCTGGACGAACCGGGAACTGCCAGGCTGATGGAGGAATTGTTCGCCGAAGAATTGCAGGGCCACAAGCTGATCATCAACCGCTCGATGTGGCGCAATTTCCCGGCCATCCATTGCGAGCGCTGGGTCTATGAGAACGCCGTTATCATCGGCGACGCCAAGGCGACCGCGCATTTCTCCATCGGCTCCGGCACCAAGCTGGCGATGGAAGACGCCATCGGGCTCTATGAATCTTTCCGCAGGACCGGCGGGCGGGACGTGAAGGCCGCGCTCGCCGATTATGAAGTGAGTCGCCGCGACGAGGTCGAAAAGACGCAGCACGCCGCGGAGGTGTCCCTCGTCTGGTTCGAGCACGTGAAGCGCTTCTGGGGCATGGACCCGACCCGCTTCACGTTCGGCCTGATGACGCGCTCGAAGGCGATCACCTATGACAATCTCGCCTTGCGCGCGCCGGAATTCGTCGCCGAGGTCGATCAGGCTGTGGCGCAGGACGTGCGTAACCTCGGGTTCGATGCCGATGTAAAAAATCCGGCCGTGCCGATGTTCCAGCCGTTCCGGCTGCGCGGCATGACGGTTGCCAATCGCGTCGTGGTATCGCCGATGTGCCAGTATTCGGCCAAGGACGGCGTGCCGAACGACTGGCACATGGTGCATCTCGGCAGCCGTGCCATTGGCGGCGCCGGCCTCGTCTTTACCGAAATGACCAATGTGTCGGCGGAGGCGCGCATCTCGCCGGGCTGCACCGGCATGTATGACGACGAGCAGGAAGCCGCCTGGAAACAGATCGTTGATTTCGTGCATGCGAACTCGGCGGCGAAAATTTGCATGCAGCTCGGCCATGCCGGGCGCAAGGGATCGACGAAATTGTCGTGGGAGGGCGATTGCGAGCCGCTGCCGGACGACAACTGGCCGATCATCGCCGCTTCGCCTATTCCCTATTATCCAAACAGCCAGGTGCCGCGCGAGATGACGCGCGCCGACATGGACAAGACCATCGCCGACTATGTCGCGGCGACGAAACGGGCCGAACGCGCCGGCTTCGACATGATCGAGCTGCACGCCGCGCACGGCTATCTGCTGGCAAGCTTCATCTCGCCGATCACCAACAAGCGCCAGGACGAATATGGCGGCTCGCTTGAGAACCGCATGCGTTTCCCGCTCGAAGTCTTTCGCGCCATCCGCAAGGCCTGGCCCGACGAGAAGCCAATGTCGGTGCGCATCTCCGCCACCGACTGGATCGACGGCGGCGTCACCGGCGAGGACGCAGTGCAGATCGCGCGCATTTTTGCCGAGCACGGCTGCGACCTGATCGACGTCTCCACCGGCCAGACCGACCCGGCCTCCGCGCCCATCTACGGCCGCATGTACCAGACGCCGTTCTCCGACCAGATTCGCAACGAGGCCGGCATCGCCACCATGGCGGTCGGCGCCATCACCACCGCCGATCAGGTCAACACCATCGTCGCCGCCGGCCGCGCCGATCTCGTCGCACTCGCGCGCCCGCACCTGATGGACCCGTTCTTCACGATGAAAGCTGCGGCCTGGTACGGCGCAGCCGACATTGCCTGCCCGCCGCAATATCTCTCCGGCAAGGATCAGCTCTTCCGCAATGCCGCGCGCGACCGCGCCGATCTCACGGAACTGAAGATCAAGTCAAAGCCGAAGACGCACGCGGATACGTGGAAACAGGCGGCGGAGTAA
- a CDS encoding acyl-CoA dehydrogenase family protein, producing the protein MPPADTLSWPFFNDGHRAFAKELSAFAEANLHKLPHDDIDEACRARVRALGEAGFLKAAVPAEFGGLHPQLDVRTLCLAREILGFHDGLADFAFAMQGLGTGSITLFGSPELKRRYLPNVAAGKTIAAFAISELEAGSDVAALKMTATPDGNTHVRLNGNKTWISNGGIADHYVVFARTGEAPGARGLSAFMVDADTPGLSVKDRIEVIAPHPLATLQFDDVKVPVSRRLGVPGEGFKVAMATLDIFRSTVGAAALGFARRALHEMLERASNRHLFGAPLGDLQFTQASIADSATDVDTSALLVYRAAWTKDNGAPRVTSEAAMAKMHATEAAQRVIDRAVQLFGGLGVTKGVKVEELYREIRALRIYEGATEVQKIVIAREALKNRSAKPAAAQP; encoded by the coding sequence ATGCCCCCCGCCGACACCCTCTCCTGGCCTTTTTTCAACGATGGTCATCGCGCCTTCGCGAAGGAGTTGTCGGCCTTTGCAGAAGCCAATCTGCACAAGTTGCCGCATGACGATATCGATGAAGCCTGCCGCGCGCGGGTAAGGGCGCTGGGTGAGGCCGGTTTTCTGAAAGCGGCGGTGCCGGCGGAATTCGGCGGGCTGCATCCGCAGCTCGATGTCCGCACACTGTGCCTCGCGCGCGAGATTCTTGGTTTTCATGACGGCCTTGCGGATTTCGCCTTTGCCATGCAGGGGCTCGGCACCGGCTCGATCACGCTGTTTGGTTCACCTGAGCTGAAGCGCCGTTATCTGCCCAATGTCGCTGCGGGCAAGACGATCGCCGCCTTCGCGATCTCCGAACTCGAAGCGGGCTCGGATGTCGCCGCGCTGAAGATGACCGCGACGCCGGACGGCAACACACATGTCAGGCTGAACGGCAACAAGACCTGGATCTCCAATGGCGGCATTGCCGACCATTACGTCGTGTTCGCCCGTACCGGTGAGGCGCCGGGGGCGCGCGGACTTTCGGCTTTCATGGTCGACGCCGACACGCCGGGCTTGTCGGTGAAGGATCGCATCGAGGTGATTGCGCCGCATCCGCTCGCGACGCTGCAATTCGATGATGTGAAGGTGCCGGTGAGCCGTCGGCTTGGCGTTCCGGGCGAAGGTTTCAAGGTTGCGATGGCGACGCTCGACATTTTCCGCTCGACCGTCGGCGCTGCCGCGCTCGGCTTCGCGCGCCGCGCCCTGCACGAGATGCTGGAGCGCGCCTCCAACCGCCACCTGTTTGGTGCGCCGCTCGGCGACCTGCAGTTCACGCAAGCTTCGATCGCCGACAGTGCCACCGATGTCGATACATCCGCATTGCTCGTTTATCGCGCCGCCTGGACCAAGGACAACGGCGCGCCGCGCGTCACCTCCGAAGCCGCAATGGCGAAGATGCATGCCACCGAGGCCGCGCAACGCGTGATCGACCGCGCCGTGCAGCTCTTCGGCGGGCTTGGCGTGACCAAGGGCGTGAAGGTCGAGGAGCTCTATCGCGAAATCCGCGCGCTACGCATTTATGAAGGCGCGACGGAAGTACAGAAGATCGTGATCGCACGAGAAGCTTTGAAGAACCGCTCGGCAAAGCCGGCAGCAGCGCAGCCTTAG
- a CDS encoding FCD domain-containing protein, which translates to MKTETPLITRSGQPFLAGRSGSLSAQIVADVRDALFEKRLKPGAVIGTEKELAARYGVSRIVARDALRTLEALGIAEIRMGKGGGARVARGNPRLFAEALAVQLDLTGVTAAEVMDAQRAIECLAAELAAEHATPADHARLKRLLAEADSLIEDGDAYTRSCREFHLAIAEASHNRVLVVQFISLNHVSWPAHNRTLTPEVARRVLAVHQELASLIEMRDAAGARRLMDDHVKMIRARRVAERDGKHPEEGCC; encoded by the coding sequence ATGAAGACCGAGACGCCGCTCATCACCCGTTCGGGCCAGCCGTTTCTGGCGGGGCGCAGCGGTTCGCTGTCGGCGCAGATCGTCGCCGATGTGCGCGACGCGCTGTTCGAAAAGCGGCTCAAGCCCGGCGCCGTCATCGGCACCGAAAAAGAACTTGCGGCACGCTACGGCGTCAGTCGCATCGTGGCGCGCGACGCATTGCGTACGCTGGAGGCGCTCGGCATCGCCGAAATCCGCATGGGCAAAGGAGGAGGGGCGCGGGTGGCGCGCGGCAATCCGCGGTTGTTCGCGGAGGCGCTGGCGGTGCAGCTCGATCTCACCGGCGTGACCGCAGCCGAAGTCATGGACGCGCAGCGCGCGATCGAATGCCTCGCCGCCGAACTTGCCGCCGAACATGCGACACCGGCCGATCATGCGCGGCTCAAGCGGCTGCTGGCGGAAGCGGATAGTCTGATCGAGGACGGCGACGCCTATACGCGATCCTGCCGCGAATTCCATCTCGCCATCGCCGAGGCCTCACATAACCGCGTGCTTGTGGTGCAGTTCATCTCCCTCAATCACGTGTCATGGCCGGCGCACAATCGCACGCTGACGCCGGAGGTGGCGCGGCGGGTGCTCGCCGTGCATCAGGAACTCGCATCGCTGATCGAGATGCGCGACGCCGCCGGCGCCCGCAGGCTGATGGACGACCACGTCAAGATGATCCGCGCGCGGCGTGTGGCCGAGCGCGACGGGAAACATCCAGAAGAAGGATGCTGCTGA
- a CDS encoding enoyl-CoA hydratase family protein — MMPAANPVTLPLSSYKAQHVRLEVSGKMATLTLNRPDKKNPLTFDSYAEIADIFRAAAKDEQVKVFVLTGEGGNFCSGGDVFEIIGPLIEMDTVGLLKFTRMTGEAVKAMRAAPQPVVAAVDGVCAGAGAILAMASDVRIGTPRAKVAFLFNRVGLAGCDMGACAILPRIIGHGRASELLYMGRVMGGEEGERWGFFNKLSSPETVLADATAVAKELADGPTFANAMTKRMLEMEWAMSVEQAIEAEAVAQALCMETEDFARAYRAFAAKQKPVFEGN, encoded by the coding sequence GTGATGCCGGCTGCCAATCCCGTCACACTGCCGCTGTCGTCCTACAAGGCGCAGCATGTGCGCCTCGAAGTCTCCGGCAAGATGGCGACGCTGACGCTGAACCGGCCGGACAAGAAGAATCCGCTCACCTTCGACAGCTATGCGGAGATCGCCGACATCTTCCGCGCCGCGGCGAAGGACGAGCAGGTCAAGGTTTTCGTTCTCACCGGCGAGGGCGGCAATTTCTGTTCCGGCGGCGACGTTTTCGAGATCATCGGCCCACTGATCGAGATGGACACCGTTGGCCTGCTCAAATTCACCCGCATGACCGGCGAGGCGGTGAAGGCAATGCGGGCCGCGCCGCAGCCGGTGGTGGCGGCCGTCGACGGCGTCTGCGCCGGGGCGGGCGCGATTCTCGCCATGGCCTCCGACGTGCGGATCGGTACGCCGCGTGCGAAGGTCGCCTTCCTGTTCAACCGCGTGGGACTTGCCGGCTGCGACATGGGGGCCTGCGCGATCCTGCCGCGCATCATCGGCCACGGCCGTGCTTCCGAGCTTCTTTATATGGGGCGCGTGATGGGGGGCGAGGAAGGCGAGCGATGGGGCTTCTTCAACAAGCTGTCGTCGCCGGAAACCGTACTCGCCGACGCAACCGCGGTCGCCAAGGAGCTCGCCGACGGGCCGACCTTCGCCAACGCCATGACCAAGCGCATGCTGGAGATGGAATGGGCAATGTCGGTCGAGCAGGCGATCGAGGCGGAAGCGGTGGCGCAGGCACTCTGCATGGAGACGGAGGATTTCGCGCGTGCCTACCGCGCCTTCGCGGCGAAGCAGAAGCCGGTGTTCGAGGGAAATTAG
- a CDS encoding RidA family protein — protein sequence MSDSTVRKLAATSGLTFLNPQGWPQPRGYANGVKARGEMVFVGGMVGWDEQQKFPKGFVAQTEQLLKNIVLVLKEGGAGPEHVVRMTWYVTDMDAYRNSLPELGKVYRAVMGRNFSAMALVQVTSLVEREALLEIETTAVIPD from the coding sequence GTGTCTGACAGCACCGTCCGCAAATTGGCCGCGACCAGCGGCCTCACGTTTCTTAATCCGCAGGGATGGCCGCAACCAAGAGGCTATGCCAACGGCGTGAAGGCGCGGGGCGAGATGGTGTTTGTCGGCGGCATGGTCGGCTGGGACGAGCAGCAGAAATTTCCGAAAGGATTTGTCGCGCAGACCGAGCAGCTTCTGAAGAACATAGTCCTGGTGCTGAAGGAAGGCGGCGCCGGCCCTGAGCACGTGGTGCGCATGACCTGGTATGTCACCGACATGGACGCCTACCGCAATTCGTTGCCCGAACTCGGCAAGGTCTATCGCGCAGTGATGGGACGAAATTTTTCGGCCATGGCCCTGGTGCAAGTGACGAGCCTGGTCGAGCGCGAGGCGCTGCTGGAAATCGAGACGACGGCGGTCATCCCGGACTGA
- a CDS encoding ABC transporter ATP-binding protein encodes MLSVEKLQASYGPAQVLFDMTFSIGKGEVVTLLGRNGMGKTTTINTIMGLLPARGGTVTFEGDMLTGQPPYRIAQHGLGLVPEGRQVFPTLSVEENLVATSASRFGTPVWTLDRVYAFFPRLKERRNNMGNQLSGGEQQMLAIGRALMTNPRLLILDEATEGLAPLVRQEIWGCLARLKRDGQSILLVDKHLDAMLKLAERHVIVEKGRVVWTGTSAELAADGALKQRYLQV; translated from the coding sequence ATGCTCTCCGTCGAAAAACTGCAGGCATCCTACGGACCGGCCCAGGTCCTGTTCGACATGACCTTCTCGATCGGCAAGGGCGAGGTGGTGACGCTGCTCGGCCGCAACGGCATGGGCAAGACCACGACCATCAACACCATCATGGGCCTGTTGCCTGCGCGCGGCGGCACGGTGACCTTCGAGGGCGATATGCTCACCGGCCAGCCGCCTTATCGCATTGCGCAGCACGGGCTCGGCCTGGTGCCGGAAGGCCGGCAGGTGTTTCCGACGCTGTCTGTTGAAGAGAATCTGGTCGCGACGTCGGCCTCGCGCTTCGGTACACCGGTGTGGACGCTCGATCGCGTCTACGCGTTCTTTCCGCGGCTGAAGGAACGGCGCAACAACATGGGCAATCAGCTCTCGGGCGGCGAGCAGCAGATGCTGGCGATCGGGCGCGCGCTGATGACCAATCCGCGGCTGCTCATTCTGGATGAGGCGACGGAAGGACTCGCGCCGCTGGTGCGGCAGGAAATCTGGGGCTGCCTGGCCCGGCTGAAACGGGACGGGCAGTCGATCCTCTTGGTCGACAAGCATCTGGACGCAATGCTGAAACTCGCCGAGCGCCACGTCATCGTCGAGAAAGGCCGCGTGGTGTGGACCGGAACCTCGGCCGAGCTCGCGGCGGACGGTGCGTTGAAGCAGAGATATTTGCAGGTGTGA